CATAATCCTTCCCGAGGAATTTACGAATGGTTTTGGCCTTGGTCGGAGACTCTACTACTACTAATTTAATACCATCTGCTGATTTCTTCGCCATTTTTTACACCTTCATCATGTGCAGGCACTACTAATATATAGACAAACCATGAAGCCGATTCTCCAACTGCGCAAGTACAAATTTTGACTTTGCGCTTCCTAAGGTCGCCGACTATCATCGATTCATGCCGAAAATAAAATTTCTTCTAACTGATATCGACGACACTTTGACCGACGAAGGTCTTTTAGGACCCGAAGCCTACGAGTCCTTGTGGAGTTTGCATCGAGCTGGTGTGCATGTGGTTCCAATTACTGGACGTCCTGCCGGGTGGTGCGAAATGATCGCGCGACAGTGGCCTGTGAGCGGAGTCGTTGGAGAAAATGGCGGATTTTATTTTCGCTACCACAACAGAAAGATGCTCCGTCATTTTTTCTTCGATGAGAAAGCACAGAAAGCCAATCGAGAAAAACTCAACAAGTTAGAGACCGAAATTCTCGCGAAGGTTCCGGGCTGCGCTTTGGCGAGCGATCAGTTCTGTCGCTTGATGGATCTTGCTATTGATTTCTGCGAAGATGTTCCCGCACTTTCAAAACCGGAAGTGCAAAAGATCGTGGACATCTTCCATCAGCATGGAGCTCAAGCCAAAGTTTCTTCGATTCACGTGAACGGCTGGTTCGGCACTTACGACAAACTCACGATGACTCTGACGATGTTACAAAAAGAATTCGGTGTGAGCGCTGAAGAGGCAAAAAAAGTTTGTGCGTTTAGTGGTGACTCTCCAAACGACGAGCCGATGTTTGGCTATTTCCCACATTCCTATGCCGTTGCAAATATCCAGAACTTTATCAACGATATCAAACAAAAACCCGCCCACATCATGAAATCACGCGGTGGTTTGGGTTTTGCTGAAATTGCTAAAATTATTTTGGCTGGTTAGTCGACAGCAGTCACTTTGATGCCGGCTTTGAGGAGAGCTTCTGTAAAGAAGCCGTTGCCCTCAACAGTCTTGCCGCTGAAAGAACCGTCGTAAATGATACCTACGCCGCAAGATGGGGACTTGGATTTCAGATAAGCCTCTGTCGCGCCATTTTCTAAGGCGACCTTCAAAGCAACGTCAGCGCCTGCGATAAATTGCGCGGTCACATCGGCACCTTGATTGGTCACTACACGGCCATTTTGAATTTCAGACGGCGGACGAGGCGTAGAAAGCCCGCCCATTTGCTCCGGACAAACGGCCACAGCTTCGCCCTTCTCGACCCATTCACGGATCTGAGCGCGCTCTTTGGCTTGGCAATCGAAGCGGCAGGGAACACCCGCCAGACAGGCTGAAACGACTTTCATAGAGACAATATAAAAGAAAAGGGGGCTTGTTAAAAGCCCCCTGTAAAAGCTTTAGGCTCCCGCGAAGCTCATCGACTTGATAAGGACGTCAGGACAGATATAGGAACTTCCAGGCTTTGCATATTCATTGCCCAGTTCATCGATATCACTAAGGACATCCATGATATTCCCAGAAACTACGAACTGATCAATCGGACCAACCATCTTCCCTTTTTCATAAAGGAATCCCTCGGCAGGCATCGAAATATCACCCGTCGTCTCTTTATAACCTGAATGCAGACCCGCCGAGAACTCAGTCAGGTAAACAACCTGATCGTACTTCTCAAGCAACTGCTGCAATGTCTTCGTACCTTTAGAAACCACAAGGTTTGTCGGACCGATATCCATTGAAGAAGCAGGGCTTCTCGCAGCATGTGCCGTATGCGGCAGTTTCATTTTCTGCGAGTACTCGAGATTCGTCAGATAGCTTTTCAAAACACCGTTCTCAAAAATCACCGTCTTTTGCGAAGGGGCTCCTTCCGAGTCAAACGGACGCATTGAAGGTCCACGAGTCTCAAACGGATCGTCCACAACCTGGAACTTCTCGCTAGCAATCTTCTGATTCAGTTTTCCCTTAAACAGAGACTTCTCTTCATAAACTTCTTTCGCTGAAAGATAGCTCGTGAACATCTCCATCACCATCGGAAACATCTCACGGCTGATCACAACCGCATAGTTACCGGTTTTCAACTTTTGAGCACCCAAGCGCGAAAGCGCTTTACGAGCGCCTTCTTTCGCAGTTTCTTCCGGACGAACATCTTTAAAAGATCTGACGAAGAAAGAATCTCCATCCATCTTTGAGTTCTCTCCGTCTTTTGCCA
The sequence above is drawn from the Bdellovibrionales bacterium genome and encodes:
- a CDS encoding HAD-IIB family hydrolase gives rise to the protein MPKIKFLLTDIDDTLTDEGLLGPEAYESLWSLHRAGVHVVPITGRPAGWCEMIARQWPVSGVVGENGGFYFRYHNRKMLRHFFFDEKAQKANREKLNKLETEILAKVPGCALASDQFCRLMDLAIDFCEDVPALSKPEVQKIVDIFHQHGAQAKVSSIHVNGWFGTYDKLTMTLTMLQKEFGVSAEEAKKVCAFSGDSPNDEPMFGYFPHSYAVANIQNFINDIKQKPAHIMKSRGGLGFAEIAKIILAG
- a CDS encoding DUF523 domain-containing protein — protein: MKVVSACLAGVPCRFDCQAKERAQIREWVEKGEAVAVCPEQMGGLSTPRPPSEIQNGRVVTNQGADVTAQFIAGADVALKVALENGATEAYLKSKSPSCGVGIIYDGSFSGKTVEGNGFFTEALLKAGIKVTAVD
- a CDS encoding TldD/PmbA family protein: MDALKESFNKIAAEAKGEGAKVELLLSRGENLNLGYSQRKLEKFESTQTQMAGLRVILGASQGYAYTENLSWEALHRTYKEALSNAKTLKSDEKNEVLLMKPQSFKTIDGLFSTEEIPMNKKMEVAKLLEEVALNQDPRIQAVPYSSFSEGMGSRRVLNSEGMDQEYKTSYFTGYAYPLAKDGENSKMDGDSFFVRSFKDVRPEETAKEGARKALSRLGAQKLKTGNYAVVISREMFPMVMEMFTSYLSAKEVYEEKSLFKGKLNQKIASEKFQVVDDPFETRGPSMRPFDSEGAPSQKTVIFENGVLKSYLTNLEYSQKMKLPHTAHAARSPASSMDIGPTNLVVSKGTKTLQQLLEKYDQVVYLTEFSAGLHSGYKETTGDISMPAEGFLYEKGKMVGPIDQFVVSGNIMDVLSDIDELGNEYAKPGSSYICPDVLIKSMSFAGA